In one Magallana gigas chromosome 9, xbMagGiga1.1, whole genome shotgun sequence genomic region, the following are encoded:
- the LOC105346653 gene encoding ganglioside GM2 activator, which translates to MISLVVLLVAVFSVEAKHLVYRDCNSSPNKIAHVTSAHLNPFPVVVPGDLTGDIVVQAPRLVEGNHYKLDVHIQKHALFWITVPCISNVGSCSYNLCDLLGPNTTECAPQLKSQNLPCHCPFQPGTYTLQPATFKVPEMSGIWSWLASGDYRVDAKITDTNTGEEVACYHVEVSATQPPCSGFLCNIFG; encoded by the exons ATGATCTCTCTCGTCGTCCTGCTTGTTGCTGTTTTCTCTGTGGAGGCTAAACACTTGGTTTACAGAGACTGCA ACAGTAGTCCCAACAAAATTGCCCATGTGACCTCGGCTCACTTGAACCCTTTCCCCGTGGTTGTACCTGGAGATTTGACCGGAGATATTGTTGTCCAGGCCCCTAGGTTGGTGGAGGGGAACCACTACAAGCTAGATGTCCACATCCAGAAACACGCTTTATTCTGGATCACTGTTCCATGCATCTCAAACGTTGGAAGCTG TTCCTATAACTTATGCGATCTCCTCGGACCTAACACCACAGAATGTGCCCCTCAACTGAAATCTCAGAACCTGCCATGCCATTGTCCCTTCCAACCCGGAACCTACACCTTACAACCAGCTACCTTCAAAGTCCCCGAAATGAGCGGCATATGGTCTTGGTTGGCCTCT GGTGACTATCGCGTGGACGCTAAAATCACAGATACAAATACCGGAGAAGAGGTTGCGTGTTATCACGTGGAGGTTTCCGCCACACAGCCCCCATGTAGCGGCTTCCTTTGTAACATTTTTGGTTAA
- the LOC105346662 gene encoding neuroligin-4, Y-linked: MFHSFFISILYYFFHSVLCQNDHVYVHSSAGNIIGLIKTSTFKSTAYRINTFLGIPYAEPPLGNLRFSKPVKKARFSVPFTANQYGPACPQKPELAKQWIPGKPYISEDCLSLNVFVPANANTSNLPVMVWFHGGAFVIGQSSIYDASNLSGFGNVVVVTANYRLGPIGFLATDDNISKGNYGLWDQHMVIQWVHDNIASFGGDPHRVTLFGESAGGASSFYQAMYPPNKGLIHRIISESGTAICPWAYGDKSTVGRFAKLLGLKLNCSIATNSELLSCLRTKSYEDLISNAQVGTQEDEIYRPEWTPVVDNEFIKMLPPDNYLYPETMYGDVRDALADLDLLIGVNDGDGGFITMVSLLPFVLSKVTPSYPAINVVNNYVTNSMLTDRFGHILESVVDVMSFVYTNWSASETNNTYLQKVLDMATDYQFFIPAYVSARALLQLQAPERHTYKYLFTHRSSFGKFIPWVPGAGHGDEIPYVFGFPSSMQTGLRFPDTVPPEELALSERVMTYWTNFAKTGDPNKSFAVSLVWPTFDNRSEHYLNLNLKLSIGNKMEATRTAFWTNLAPKMLKIVPKVYSFTVNSSLPTYALG, translated from the exons ATGTTTCATTCATTCTTCATTTCCATATTATATTACTTTTTTCACAGTGTTTTGTGTCAAAATGATCATGTTTATGTGCATTCATCTGCTGGAAATATTATTGGACTTATAAAAACTTCCACATTTAAGTCTACGGCGTACCGTATTAATACATTTCTTGGAATTCCGTATGCTGAACCACCTTTAGGAAACCTTCGATTTTCGAAACCAGTTAAAAAAGCTCGCTTTTCAGTGCCATTTACAGCAAACCAATATGGACCCGCGTGTCCACAAAAACCGGAACTTGCCAAGCAGTGGATACCTGGAAAGCCTTATATATCGGAGGACTGTTTATCACTTAACGTGTTTGTTCCTGCGAATGCAAACACTAGCAATCTACCCGTTATGGTGTGGTTCCACGGTGGTGCATTTGTGATCGGACAATCCAGTATATACGACGCTAGCAACCTCTCTGGCTTTGGAAATGTAGTTGTAGTGACCGCTAACTACAGACTGGGTCCGATTGGATTTTTAGCGACCGATGATAACATATCAAAAGGAAACTACGGACTTTGGGATCAACATATGGTGATCCAGTGGGTTCATGACAATATTGCTTCCTTTGGAGGAGATCCACATCGAGTTACATTATTTGGGGAATCTGCAGGTGGGGCAAGCTCTTTTTATCAAGCCATGTATCCGCCGAATAAAGGATTAATTCACAGAATTATCTCTGAAAGTGGCACAGCTATATGTCCCTGGGCGTACGGTGATAAATCTACTGTTGGTAGATTTGCGAAATTACTCGGATTGAAACTAAACTGCTCCATAGCGACCAACTCAGAGCTCCTGTCATGCCTAAGAACAAAATCTTACGAAGACCTGATTTCCAACGCTCAAGTTGGTACCCAAGAAGATGAAATATACCGTCCGGAATGGACTCCCGTTGTAGACAACGAATTCATCAAGATGCTACCCCCGGACAATTATTTGTACCCTGAAACTATGTATGGTGATGTGAGAGATGCCCTCGCTGACCTTGACCTATTGATCGGCGTGAATGATGGCGATGGTGGATTCATAACTATGGTTTCTCTTCTTCCGTTTGTGCTAAGTAAAGTTACACCCTCGTATCCTGCTATTAACGTTGTCAACAATTACGTCACCAACTCCATGCTCACAGATCGGTTCGGTCATATTCTCGAATCTGTTGTTGATGTCATGTCATTTGTTTACACGAACTGGTCAGCAAGTGAGACAAATAACACGTATCTGCAGAAAGTACTCGACATGGCTACTGACTACCAGTTCTTCATTCCAGCCTATGTCTCGGCACGAGCTCTGCTTCAGTTGCAGGCACCAGAACGGCATACATACAAATATCTTTTTACCCACCGTTCTTCATTTGGTAAATTCATTCCGTGGGTTCCTGGGGCTGGTCATGGAGATGAGATACCTTACGTTTTCGGTTTTCCCTCAAGCATGCAAACAGGTCTTCGGTTTCCAGACACAGTTCCACCGGAGGAACTTGCCCTTTCGGAGAGAGTTATGACGTATTGGACTAATTTTGCAAAGACGGG GGACCCGAACAAGTCTTTTGCCGTTTCATTAGTTTGGCCTACATTTGACAATCGCTCGGAACACTACTTAAATCTCAATTTAAAGTTATCAATAGGAAACAAAATGGAAGCAACCCGCACAGCCTTTTGGACAAATCTAGCACCTAAAATGCTAAAAATTGTGCCAAAAGTTTACTCATTTACTGTAAATTCGAGTTTACCTACATATGCTCTCGGTTGA
- the LOC136271638 gene encoding cephalotoxin-like protein — protein MNKYLLRTFLVLVASSVIFAQTGDRRIDNGLAATVELAKVIGNEDFKGTMGQLVKSVTPYLGMVGPAIGLMFSLLMREEKKQSPELMFMQEMLAKIERRFDKIDKKLEIIVQKITWGRVQTQFFFYERKIKSLRLEFDKLYKYNGTKKSELTSISDTFVKMYESSYENSGQLLYDHIVSGWSIFSTNLIKDAIQAFDYDRKKTQTFMLGLTELILAASQIEIAFNKLKHPYYLNVTEAKWRSQMFKMRQVLEAADRAFEKNPKILDVAIKNAKQILDVSKYKRYDIVVLEIYKKLKDKFYWRNWFVALYDAIGGDDKHSVRICNGTMTYSYNGFNLVLASNPKSTPTLHYNAAMYILRSVPPMRPAKEITNSLAHLLDCKNYSALGTIETNAHVYFAAERYRLVPIVRDYHWVFLFQ, from the exons ATG aatAAGTATTTGTTAAGGACCTTTTTGGTTCTAGTTGCAAGTTCAGTGATATTTGCACAGACCGGGGATCGACGAATTGATAATGGTCTCGCGGCTACAGTTGAGTTGGCAAAAGTAATTGGTAACGAGGATTTTAAAGGAACCATGGGGCAGCTGGTAAAGAGTGTGACTCCGTACCTAGGAATGGTGGGTCCAGCTATAGGTCTCATGTTCTCTCTTCTAATGAGGGAAGAAAAGAAGCAGTCTCCAGAGCTGATGTTCATGCAAGAAATGTTGGCAAAGATCGAAAGGCGTTTTGATAAAATTGATAAGAAGCTAGAAATTATTGTACAGAAAATTACCTGGGGTCGTGTtcaaactcaattttttttctatgaaaggAAAATTAAGTCCCTGAGACTTGAATTTGACAAGTTATACAAGTATAACGGCACGAAAAAATCAGAGCTGACAAGTATAAGTGACAcgtttgtaaaaatgtatgaaagCAGTTACGAAAACAGCGGTCAGCTTCTTTACGATCACATAGTATCTGGTTGGTCCATATTCTCAACTAATCTTATAAAGGATGCCATACAGGCCTTTGATTACGATCGTAAGAAGACACAGACATTTATGCTAGGTCTTACAGAACTCATTCTTGCAGCAAGCCAGATCGAGATTGCGTTCAATAAACTAAAGCATCCATACTATCTTAATGTAACCGAAGCAAAATGGAGAAGTCAAATGTTCAAAATGCGCCAAGTCTTGGAAGCAGCTGACCGTGCATTCGAGAAAAATCCTAAAATCCTAGATGTTGCAATCAAAAATGCGAAGCAGATTCTAGATGTAAGCAAATATAAAAGATATGATATAGTTGTCCTAgaaatctataaaaaattaaaggataAGTTCTACTGGCGCAACTGGTTTGTAGCTCTCTATGACGCTATTGGTGGTGATGACAAACATTCAGTGAGAATTTGTAATGGAACTATGACCTATAGTTACAACGGCTTTAATTTGGTACTGGCCAGTAACCCAAAAAGTACACCAACCCTGCATTATAACGCAGCAATGTATATATTGAGGAGTGTGCCGCCTATGAGACCTGCGAAAGAAATAACTAATAGTCTTGCTCATCTTCTTGACTGTAAAAACTATTCTGCACTTGGAACTATCGAAACAAATGCACACGTCTACTTTGCAGCAGAGAGATATAGACTGGTTCCAATCGTTCGAGATTATCATTGGGTGTTTTTGTTTCAGTAA
- the LOC105346644 gene encoding LOW QUALITY PROTEIN: neuroligin-2-like (The sequence of the model RefSeq protein was modified relative to this genomic sequence to represent the inferred CDS: substituted 1 base at 1 genomic stop codon), which translates to MVWFHGGAFVMGSSSFFDASNLFGFGNVVVVTANYRLGPIGFLATDDDTSKGNYGLWDQHMVIQWVHDNIASFGGDPHRVTLFGESAGGARSLYQAMYPPNKGLVHRIISESGTAICPWAYGEKATVGRFAKLLGLKLNCSIATNSELLSCLRTKPYEDLISNAQVGTQEDEIYRPEWTPVVDNEFIKMLPPDNYLYPKTMYADVRDALVDLDLLICVNDGDGGFITLFSLLPFVQSKVTPSYPAIDVVNNYVTNSMLTDRFGITLDSLADIMSFVYTNWSASETNDTYRQKLLDMTTDYQFFIPAYVSAQALVKLQAPEXHTYKYLFTHRSPFGRPIPWVPGAAHGDELAYVFGFPSSMQTGPSFQNTLPSEEVFLAETIMTYWTNFAKTGDPNKPAAVPLVWPKFDNHSEYHLTLNTKLSIQNKMLATRTAFWTELALKELKDVHNFHTQSINSITPKMHGVNQMS; encoded by the exons ATGGTGTGGTTCCACGGAGGGGCATTTGTCATGGGATCGTCCAGTTTTTTCGATGCTAGCAATCTCTTCGGATTTGGAAACGTTGTGGTAGTGACCGCCAACTACAGACTGGGTCCGATTGGATTTTTAGCGACTGATGATGACACATCAAAAGGAAACTACGGACTGTGGGACCAACATATGGTGATCCAGTGGGTCCATGATAACATCGCTTCCTTTGGAGGAGATCCACATCGGGTAACATTATTTGGAGAATCTGCAGGTGGGGCAAGATCTCTTTATCAAGCCATGTATCCGCCGAATAAAGGATTAGTACACAGAATTATCTCTGAAAGTGGCACAGCTATATGTCCCTGGGCATACGGAGAAAAAGCTACTGTCGGAAGATTTGCAAAATTACTCGGATTAAAACTAAACTGTTCCATAGCGACCAACTCGGAGCTCCTGTCATGCCTAAGAACAAAACCTTATGAAGACCTGATTTCCAACGCTCAAGTTGGTACACAAGAAGATGAAATATACCGTCCGGAATGGACTCCCGTCGTAGACAACGAATTCATCAAGATGCTACCTCCGGACAATTATTTGTACCCTAAAACTATGTATGCTGATGTGAGAGATGCTCTCGTCGACCTTGATCTATTGATTTGCGTGAATGATGGCGATGGTGGATTCAtaactttgttttctcttcttCCATTTGTGCAAAGTAAAGTTACACCCTCGTATCCTGCTATTGATGTTGTCAACAATTACGTCACTAACTCAATGCTTACGGATAGGTTTGGTATAACTCTCGATTCTCTTGCTGATATCATGTCATTTGTTTACACAAACTGGTCAGCAAGTGAGACAAATGACACATATCGTCAAAAACTTCTAGACATGACCACAGATTACCAGTTTTTCATTCCGGCCTACGTTTCTGCACAGGCTCTAGTTAAATTGCAGGCACCGGAGTGACATACATACAAATATCTTTTCACACATCGATCTCCCTTTGGGCGACCCATTCCATGGGTTCCTGGGGCTGCTCATGGTGATGAATTAGCTTACGTATTTGGGTTTCCTTCCAGCATGCAAACAGGACCTAGTTTCCAGAACACACTTCCATCGGAGGAAGTCTTCCTTGCAGAGACAATCATGACGTACTGGACTAATTTTGCAAAGACGGG GGATCCAAACAAACCTGCCGCTGTTCCATTGGTTTGGCCAAAATTTGACAATCACTCGGAATATCACTTGACTCTCAACACAAAACTatcaatacaaaacaaaatgttagcgACTCGCACAGCATTTTGGACAGAGCTAGCACTCAAAGAGCTTAAAGATGTGCATAATTTTCACACACAATCTATAAACTCAATAACACCtaaaatgcatggagttaatcAAATGAGTTGA